In a single window of the Rhodamnia argentea isolate NSW1041297 chromosome 2, ASM2092103v1, whole genome shotgun sequence genome:
- the LOC115738673 gene encoding F-box/kelch-repeat protein At5g42350-like, producing the protein MADENYLRQDFEALSVSKRLMRSVSHKWRKKSLKSEDEDDNVRRVSMRCLTLYGRGGGCKVGADTGEEYGDPSSRRRSSAGEESRGYGTICGTEETGVDCFSYGVKERFWKKNTRKDLELEESTYNSRMHIFLPDDILEMCLVRLPLTSLMNARLVCKKWRNLTSTSRFLQMRREGLHHNPWLFLFGAVKDGYCSAEIHALDVYQDQWHKIEADMLKGRFMFSVANILEDVYVVGGCSSLTNFGRVDRSSFKTHKGALVFSPLTKSWRKIASMKYARSMPILGASEVHPDFSAIQGHQIRQERRFNRSRMGGGSDVYEDPHRLSLRRQPRNTFDENDLSFFSARKPHKMVRQKIDESSTKSSRRFVVIAVGGLGSWDEPLDSGEIYDSVSNKWTEIQKLPPDFGIVCSGTVCNGIFYVYSESDKLAGYDIERGYWIGMQTSPFPPRVHEYYPKLVSCDGRLFMLSVSWCEGNGQIGRRNKAVRKLWELDLMYLDWSEVSVHPDAPMDWNATFVADRNSIFGVEMFKIFGQVLDFMTMCDVSEKGPNWRHISRNQMAHELDASSCVTKSLAVVYL; encoded by the coding sequence ATGGCAGACGAAAACTATTTGCGTCAAGATTTTGAGGCCTTGAGTGTATCGAAACGTCTCATGAGGAGTGTCAGTCACAAATGGAGGAAAAAGAGCCtcaaaagtgaagatgaagacgatAATGTTAGAAGGGTTTCAATGAGATGTCTAACTTTATATGGCAGAGGGGGAGGTTGCAAGGTGGGTGCTGACACAGGCGAGGAATATGGGGACCCAAGTAGTAGGAGAAGGTCGAGTGCCGGTGAAGAAAGCAGAGGATATGGTACCATATGCGGTACCGAAGAAACTGGAGTGGACTGCTTCTCATATGgagtaaaagagagattttggaagaaaaatacCAGAAAGGATTTAGAACTTGAAGAATCAACCTATAACAGCAGAATGCACATTTTTCTTCCAGATGATATTCTAGAGATGTGCTTGGTGAGGCTGCCACTAACCAGCCTCATGAATGCACGCCTTGTGTGCAAGAAATGGAGAAACTTGACTTCTACTTCGCGCTTCCTTCAGATGAGACGAGAAGGCTTGCACCATAATCCATGGCTGTTCTTGTTTGGTGCAGTGAAAGATGGCTATTGCTCTGCCGAAATACATGCGCTGGATGTGTATCAGGATCAATGGCACAAGATAGAAGCTGATATGCTAAAAGGAAGGTTCATGTTTTCTGTTGCCAATATCCTGGAAGATGTATATGTTGTAGGGGGTTGCTCTAGCTTGACCAATTTCGGCAGAGTGGACAGAAGCTCATTCAAGACACACAAAGGAGCCTTGGTTTTCAGTCCATTGACTAAATCTTGGCGTAAAATTGCTTCAATGAAGTATGCCCGGTCTATGCCTATCTTAGGAGCTTCTGAGGTCCATCCAGATTTTTCAGCGATTCAGGGCCATCAAATCCGGCAAGAGAGGCGTTTTAACAGGTCAAGGATGGGTGGTGGATCGGATGTTTATGAGGATCCTCACAGGCTTTCTCTAAGACGTCAACCCAGAAACACTTTTGACGAGAATGATTTGTCGTTTTTTTCTGCTAGAAAACCACACAAGATGGTCaggcaaaagattgatgaatcAAGCACAAAGAGCTCTAGAAGGTTCGTGGTTATTGCTGTAGGAGGGCTTGGCTCATGGGACGAGCCATTAGATTCTGGAGAAATATACGACTCTGTATCTAATAAGTGGACAGAAATCCAGAAGCTGCCACCAGATTTTGGGATTGTTTGCTCTGGAACTGTTTGTAATGGCATTTTTTATGTATATTCGGAGAGTGACAAGCTTGCAGGATATGACATAGAGAGGGGATATTGGATTGGGATGCAGACTAGCCCATTTCCTCCACGTGTTCATGAGTATTACCCAAAACTTGTTTCTTGTGATGGTCGGCTTTTTATGCTCTCAGTGTCTTGGTGCGAGGGAAATGGTCAAATCGGCAGGAGAAATAAGGCTGTGAGAAAATTGTGGGAGTTAGATCTCATGTATCTTGATTGGAGTGAGGTGTCTGTACATCCCGATGCTCCAATGGATTGGAACGCCACATTTGTGGCCGATAGGAACTCCATATTTGGGGTCGAAATGTTCAAGATATTTGGTCAGGTGTTGGATTTCATGACAATGTGTGACGTGTCAGAAAAGGGCCCCAACTGGCGTCATATATCAAGGAATCAGATGGCTCATGAACTCGATGCATCATCTTGCGTGACCAAGTCTCTGGCCGTGGTCTATTTGTGA
- the LOC115738752 gene encoding protein seele isoform X1, producing the protein MAESGTAAAWILAMLAVFSLAQSIDDKCAACNAVAVLFCGSGELEIGLSNEKPRNHLDMRHRLDSKGQREGKLIDYKVSELRVVELLDGLCEKMQDYTLEKRDSTQLEWVKVDDWDQLMTNKQEARAHSKAMSTYCGRLLEETEDELAKLIRQGSVKVGGVTKVLCQDLSKHCSQTSGFHEGDGPAGAAKEEL; encoded by the exons ATGGCGGAGTCCGGCACCGCCGCGGCGTGGATTCTCGCGATGCTTGCCGTGTTCTCCCTCGCTCAATCCATTGACGACAAATGCGCCGCTTGCAATGCCGTCGCGGTACTTTTCTGTGGCTCA GGAGAGCTGGAAATCGGTCTTTCCAAT GAAAAACCGAGGAATCATTTGGATATGAGGCATCGCTTGGATTCTAAAGGTCAACGTGAAGGAAAGCTCATCGATTATAA GGTCAGCGAGCTGAGAGTCGTCGAGCTTCTGGATGGACTATGTGAAAAGATGCAAGATTATACTCTCGAGAAG AGGGATTCTACCCAACTAGAGTGGGTGAAAGTAGACGACTGGGATCAATTGATGACCA ACAAACAGGAAGCTAGAGCACATTCCAAAGCTATGTCAACTTATTGTGGAAG GTTACTTGAGGAGACAGAAGATGAG TTGGCAAAACTTATAAGACAAGGTTCTGTGAAAGTTGGAGGTGTAACCAAGGTTCTGTGTCAAGATTTAAGCAAGCACTGCAGCCAGACAAG TGGTTTTCATGAAGGGGATGGCCCTGCCGGTGCTGCTAAGGAAGAACTCTGA
- the LOC115738752 gene encoding protein seele isoform X2, whose product MAESGTAAAWILAMLAVFSLAQSIDDKCAACNAVAGELEIGLSNEKPRNHLDMRHRLDSKGQREGKLIDYKVSELRVVELLDGLCEKMQDYTLEKRDSTQLEWVKVDDWDQLMTNKQEARAHSKAMSTYCGRLLEETEDELAKLIRQGSVKVGGVTKVLCQDLSKHCSQTSGFHEGDGPAGAAKEEL is encoded by the exons ATGGCGGAGTCCGGCACCGCCGCGGCGTGGATTCTCGCGATGCTTGCCGTGTTCTCCCTCGCTCAATCCATTGACGACAAATGCGCCGCTTGCAATGCCGTCGCG GGAGAGCTGGAAATCGGTCTTTCCAAT GAAAAACCGAGGAATCATTTGGATATGAGGCATCGCTTGGATTCTAAAGGTCAACGTGAAGGAAAGCTCATCGATTATAA GGTCAGCGAGCTGAGAGTCGTCGAGCTTCTGGATGGACTATGTGAAAAGATGCAAGATTATACTCTCGAGAAG AGGGATTCTACCCAACTAGAGTGGGTGAAAGTAGACGACTGGGATCAATTGATGACCA ACAAACAGGAAGCTAGAGCACATTCCAAAGCTATGTCAACTTATTGTGGAAG GTTACTTGAGGAGACAGAAGATGAG TTGGCAAAACTTATAAGACAAGGTTCTGTGAAAGTTGGAGGTGTAACCAAGGTTCTGTGTCAAGATTTAAGCAAGCACTGCAGCCAGACAAG TGGTTTTCATGAAGGGGATGGCCCTGCCGGTGCTGCTAAGGAAGAACTCTGA
- the LOC115738641 gene encoding U-box domain-containing protein 44: MAGSWDGSHDTGSQSDESHQFDKLHIEPLYDAFVCPLTKQVMHDPVTLENGQTFEREAIEKWFKECRENGRKLACPLTQKELRSAELKPSIALRNTIEEWTARNEAAQLDMARRSLNLGSSESDIVQALRYIQHICQKSRINKHVVRNAALIPMIVEMLKSGSRRVRCKALDTLRIAVEEDEDVKEIIAEGDTVRTIVKFLSHEQSKEREEAVSLLYELSKSEALSEKIGSVNGAILILVGMSSSKSENVLTVEKAERTLENLESCENNVRQMAANGRLQPLLTQLLEGSQETKLSMASFLGELALNNDIKVLVARRVGSALINLMKSGSIPSREAALRALNQISSEASAKVLVDADILPPLVKDLFTVGANQLPMRLKEVSATILAHIVNSGIDFDGIPVGPDHRTLVSEDIIHNLLHLISNTGPAIECKLLQVLVGLTSSPATVLSVVAAIKSSGAIISLVQFIEAPQRDLRLASVKLLQNLSPHMDQELADALRGTVGQLGSLMRVVTENLDITEEQAAAAGLLAELPERDLGLTRQMLDDGAFQQIIYRVRRIRQGEIRGIRFVTPYLEGLVRILARITFILPDEPGAIQLCREHNVTALFIELLQSNGLDNVQVVSAMALENLSRESRNLTRLPELPPPGICASIFPCFSKQPTITGLCQLHRGTCSLKETFCLLEGQAVEKLVALLDHTNDKVVEAALAAISTLLEDGVDIEQGVAILCEVEGIKPIFNVLMEKRTDSLRRWAVWAVERLLRTEDIAYEVSGDPNVSTALVDAFQHADYRTRQIAERALKHVDKIPNFSGIFPNMG, from the exons ATGGCAGGAAGTTGGGATGGAAGCCATGACACTGGCAGCCAGTCGGATGAAAGCCATCAGTTTGACAAACTGCATATTGAGCCTCTCTATGATGCATTTGTATGCCCTTTGACTAAACAAGTTATGCACGATCCAGTGACGTTAGAGAACGGACAAACTTTTGAACGTGAGGCCATCGAGAAGTGGTTTAAAGAATGCAGAGAGAACGGAAGGAAGTTGGCTTGCCCACTGACACAAAAGGAATTGAGAAGCGCGGAGCTTAAACCTAGTATAGCTTTGAGGAACACAATCGAGGAATGGACTGCTAGAAATGAAGCTGCTCAACTTGATATGGCACGGAGGTCATTAAATTTGGGTAGTTCAGAAAGTGACATTGTGCAGGCGCTGAGGTATATTCAGCACATTTGTCAAAAAAGCCGAATAAACAAGCATGTAGTGCGCAATGCAGCACTCATACCTATGATTGTTGAAATGTTGAAGAGCGGTAGTCGTCGTGTCCGGTGCAAAGCTCTTGATACCCTTCGAATTGCAgtggaggaagatgaagatgttAAG GAAATAATTGCTGAGGGGGACACTGTTCGCACAATAGTTAAATTCTTGTCTCATGAGCAGTCTAAGGAGAGGGAAGAAGCTGTTTCTTTGCTTTATGAGCTCTCCAAATCTGAGGCCTTGTCTGAAAAGATTGGCTCAGTAAATGGGGCTATCCTCATTTTGGTTGGAATGTCTAGCAGCAAATCAGAAAATGTTTTGACTGTTGAGAAGGCTGAGAGGACGCTAGAGAACCTGGAGAGTTGCGAGAACAATGTGCGGCAGATGGCTGCGAATGGTAGACTGCAGCCTCTTCTGACACAACTGCTTGAAG GATCTCAAGAGACTAAACTTTCCATGGCTAGTTTTCTTGGTGAGCTGGCTCTTAACAACGATATCAAGGTCCTTGTAGCTAGAAGGGTGGGCTCTGCACTgatcaatttaatgaaaagcGGCAGCATTCCATCAAGAGAAGCTGCTTTAAGAGCTCTAAACCAGATTTCCAGTGAAGCAAGTGCCAAAGTGTTGGTAGATGCTGATATTCTTCCTCCTCTTGTCAAAGACCTCTTCACTGTCGGTGCAAATCAACTTCCAATGCGCTTGAAAGAGGTGTCTGCAACAATTCTTGCCCACATTGTCAACTCAGGCATTGATTTTGATGGCATACCTGTGGGACCAGACCATCGGACTTTAGTCTCAGAAGACATAATCCATAATCTGCTCCACCTTATTAGCAATACTGGTCCAGCAATTGAGTGTAAGCTTCTTCAGGTTCTTGTTGGGCTCACCAGTTCTCCTGCTACTGTTCTGAGCGTCGTAGCTGCCATCAAAAGCTCTGGTGCTATTATCAGTTTGGTTCAGTTTATTGAGGCTCCGCAGAGAGATTTGCGTCTAGCTTCTGTTAAACTTCTGCAGAACCTGTCCCCGCATATGGACCAGGAGTTAGCAGATGCCCTTCGTGGCACAGTTGGCCAGCTTGGGAGCCTAATGAGAGTGGTCACAGAAAATTTAGACATAACTGAAGAGCAAGCAGCGGCTGCTGGACTTTTAGCTGAGCTCCCAGAGAGGGATTTGGGCCTCACACGGCAGATGCTAGATGATGGTGCCTTTCAGCAAATCATTTACAGAGTGCGAAGGATACGACAGGGAGAGATTAGGGGCATCCGCTTTGTGACACCCTACCTAGAGGGGCTTGTTCGAATCCTAGCGAGGATAACTTTTATTCTACCTGACGAACCAGGTGCCATTCAACTCTGCCGTGAGCACAATGTCACCGCACTGTTTATTGAATTGCTTCAGTCCAATGGACTGGACAATGTACAGGTGGTTTCTGCCATGGCCTTGGAGAACTTGTCTAGAGAATCCCGAAACTTAACGAGATTGCCAGAATTGCCCCCACCAGGAATTTGTGCTTCAATCTTTCCATGTTTTAGCAAACAGCCCACCATAACAGGATTGTGTCAGCTTCACCGAGGAACATGTTCACTGAAAGAGACATTTTGTCTTCTTGAAGGACAAGCTGTAGAGAAATTGGTGGCGCTTTTAGACCACACGAATGACAAAGTGGTCGAGGCAGCATTGGCAGCAATATCCACTTTGTTAGAGGATGGGGTTGATATTGAGCAAGGGGTTGCTATCTTGTGCGAGGTGGAAGGGATTAAACCTATTTTCAATGTGTTGATGGAGAAAAGAACGGATAGCCTGAGGAGATGGGCCGTTTGGGCAGTTGAGAGGCTCTTACGGACTGAGGATATAGCATATGAAGTCTCTGGCGATCCTAATGTGAGTACAGCACTAGTTGATGCTTTCCAACATGCTGATTACCGAACAAGGCAGATTGCTGAGAGGGCCTTGAAGCATGTTGACAAGATACCCAACTTCTCAGGAATCTTCCCGAACATGGGATAG
- the LOC115738770 gene encoding uncharacterized protein At5g43822, translated as MEAEVRKFQQKFKKVREEMGRWGELQVRLVSQFRNASSIMDRLQVIRDGKNYGALKSVDGIGEAVWTKQMDSLETTFLSMRKTMEEFHGVVMSLEKIHRDGKQLIKGGSGQPSVKHLQQRVGVKPCLQDCLDGLMILYEMHHSEYFLKSSVVSALSTLVLKPSASDLHALQQLLVDQPNIPIEEVQFIYDIIFAEEIC; from the exons ATGGAGGCAGAGGTAAGAAAATTTCAGCAGAAATTCAAGAAAGTCCGAGAGGAAATGGGTCGTTGGGGGGAGCTTCAAGTTCGTTTGGTCTCGCAGTTCAGAAACGCCTCTTCGATTATGGACAGATTACAG GTGATTCGGGATGGTAAAAACTATGGTGCCCTGAAATCTGTTGATGGTATTGGTGAAGCTGTTTGGACTAAGCAGATGGATTCATTGGAAACCACTTTTCTTTCAATGAGGAAGACCAT GGAGGAGTTTCATGGTGTTGTTATGTCTCTTGAAAAGATCCATCGAGACGGCAAGCAACTTATTAAAGGGGGATCTGGCCAGCCCAGTGTCAAGCATCTGCAGCAGCGAGTGGGAGTGAAACCATGTCTTCAAGATTGCTTGGATGGACTTATGATTCTCTATGAGATGCACCACTCAGA GTATTTTCTGAAATCCTCAGTTGTATCAGCACTTTCAACTCTGGTCTTAAAACCAAG TGCGAGTGACCTGCATGCACTCCAGCAACTTTTGGTTGATCAGCCTAACATTCCCATAGAGGAAG tACAATTCATCTACGACATCATATTTGCTGAAGAAATCTGCTGA